In the genome of Arachis hypogaea cultivar Tifrunner chromosome 9, arahy.Tifrunner.gnm2.J5K5, whole genome shotgun sequence, the window TCCTCTTGGAAATGATTAACTTACGCTAAGACCGAAGACCTTCACTAAGTGGACTAAGCTTTGTACTCTTGTATTGTATCATagccaaaaaaatactttttaagaTGACTGTTTGTGAAAGCCTTATTAATAATAGATGTGACTGAAGAAACAATAGAGCTCATGCTACAACAACAACATTTGAAATGAAATTCACAACTGGAATAGATTGATCTATAAGTTGGTTGAAGTGTGGAATAATAATGATGAAATGAAATGAAAGGTCATTATTGGATAGATGCAGCCAACATCATCAAAGCATATTCTGTAATAAAACTGCATGCACTTCTTGGTACATAAAGTTTGCTTActacaaaaaacaaaataaataaaaataaaaacaggtGAAAATTTGGAACTAGTTTCAGAGAAGTTCATCATATTGGAGGCATATATGTTATGACAATGGGGCTTCTCACCCTGTGCACACCATCCTTCCAAACCAGACCTCCAAATTCGGGTTCCTTAGGCCTAGACCTTGTAGTAAACGTAACCTTATAAGACAATTTTTGATACTTGGTGGTGAAATTCAACACATCAGGCTCAACTTTCACAGAAGCACCTATGAATGGTGACACCATCACATGGTACTTGGAAACAGCAGGTCCTACATTGGTAACAGTTCTATGAACAGTCAAAGAAGAAACAGAAGCTTTCTCAGGAAATAGCACAGATATTGCTGGATAGTTCAAGTCAGCAGCAGTTGAAAGATAGTGCTTGCAAGTTCTGTTAGAGTATTtgccaaaaactctcaactgcgGTGTAGTTAGCTTCTGTGTGCACAAGAACTCGAAGTAATCCTGTGGACTAATGTCATAGACTAAGCCAGGGTCAAGAGCCTTTCTTGGATTAATGTGGCCAGCACCATGATCATAAGGAGTGGAAGGAACAGCACTTGATGCATCTTTCAATGGCTTGATTGTGTTGTCATGAACATAAGCGGTTGTCATGAGAGCAGATTTGATAGCAGCAGGACTCCATTGAGGATGCTTAGACTTGATGAATGCGGCAACACCACTAACATGAGGGCATGACATTGAAGTTCCGGAGAGTATGTTGAACTTGACCCTTCTGTGATCCGTCTGCAAGCTAGATGGACCAATGAGGCCGCTCCACGCGGCAAGAATGTTGACACCGGGAGCCACCAGATCAGGTTTCAGAATCTCAAGTGTTAAGAAATTAGGCCCTCTTGAAGAAAACGCAGCCACCACAGGGGAAGGCCTAATTCCCAATCTTGTGTTCATGAAAGCCAGAGTTGCAGTTGCTTTTCCGTTCTTTTTTGTTAACACGTAACGTTTGAGCTCCTTTCCTTCTGTCTCTCCGATTGCCACCGCCGGAAGGAGGTGGCAGTCGGCAACAAGCTCTTCGCCGTTGGTGGCCGTGTTTGTTAGAATCATTCCAACTCCTCCCGCTGATGCCACTACTTGCCCCTTCTGAACTCTTGCACTGATTCCCCTGTCACAGATCACAATCTTCCCTTTCACTATTTTAGGATCCAAGGTTCCTTCCAAGCACAAAGATCTTGGATCCAGGGATGATGAGTTGCCTCCTAAGTACACCAGAGGATACTGCTTCTTCAACGAGAGAACGCTTGTTCCTTTGTAGAGTGAAGAACCGGCTACGGTTCTTCCATTTCCAAGCCTCACTTCAGCAGGAAAATCTCTGTCCATTGTGCTTGCTCCAACGGTGGTGATCCATGGTGAAACATTGG includes:
- the LOC112711723 gene encoding subtilisin-like protease SBT1.3, which encodes MANKLTMVGYYIILITNCVLLSTVCLSSSANAKFAKKTYIIQMDKSAKPNTFSNHLEWYSSKVKSVLSKSADEIRNEEEERIIYTYETAFHGVAAKLTEEEAEKLESEEGVVAIFPETKYTLHTTRSPGFLGLEPLDSTDKIWSENVADHDVIVGVLDTGIWPESESFNDTGMKPVPSHWRGACEIGRGFRKSNCNKKIVGARIFYRGYESATGRMDEKAEYKSPRDQDGHGTHTAATVAGSPVRGANLLGYAYGTARGMAPSARIAAYKVCWTGGCFSSDILSAVDRAVADGVNVLSISLGGGVSSYDRDSLSVAAFGAMEHGVFVSCSAGNAGPDPVSLTNVSPWITTVGASTMDRDFPAEVRLGNGRTVAGSSLYKGTSVLSLKKQYPLVYLGGNSSSLDPRSLCLEGTLDPKIVKGKIVICDRGISARVQKGQVVASAGGVGMILTNTATNGEELVADCHLLPAVAIGETEGKELKRYVLTKKNGKATATLAFMNTRLGIRPSPVVAAFSSRGPNFLTLEILKPDLVAPGVNILAAWSGLIGPSSLQTDHRRVKFNILSGTSMSCPHVSGVAAFIKSKHPQWSPAAIKSALMTTAYVHDNTIKPLKDASSAVPSTPYDHGAGHINPRKALDPGLVYDISPQDYFEFLCTQKLTTPQLRVFGKYSNRTCKHYLSTAADLNYPAISVLFPEKASVSSLTVHRTVTNVGPAVSKYHVMVSPFIGASVKVEPDVLNFTTKYQKLSYKVTFTTRSRPKEPEFGGLVWKDGVHRVRSPIVITYMPPI